The Roseicyclus marinus genome has a segment encoding these proteins:
- a CDS encoding PBP1A family penicillin-binding protein, whose translation MSSSGSGRRSTPGGRRSIVADRRPAAAQKPQASARKPASGGTGSTRRRRRSRAPRPRPRGPLGWLGALVRFVWRIIWGLIWRGTVAVMLLLGAATAYYYAQLPDLAAAVDARYRGSVTMLDRNGNVFAWRGEQFGGAIDPETVSPHLVNAIVATEDRRFYRHLGVSPRGIASAIRINLSEGRGPLSGHGGSTITQQVAKLMCLGVPYDPDTWESEADYEQDCRRTTIWRKIQEVPFALAMEFRYTKDEILSVYMNRAFLGAGTRGFEAAAQRYFATSSADLNPQQAAMLAGLLVAPSYYAPTRDLDRAQRRASTVLRLMEDQGYLTAEQAAAAQANPATLSDRARQDTGGAFADWIMSTGPDFLTGETTEDVTIRTTFDPAMQAAAEAALENVFANQVREGSEAQAAIVVMSADGAVRAMVGGRDTAGTGLFNRATQAMRQTGSSFKPFVYAAALELGWRFDDLILDAPLTLNIPGSGPWSPENYTGEFYGEVTLTEALRQSLNTAAVRLSEEVGRDAVRTVAAQFGIESDLADGPALALGASESTLIEMTGAYAGILNGGSAVLPYGVQELRLIGDDRPLFEQTTGIQERVISESAARQLTYMMSVAVAQGTGQRAQLPDRPVAGKTGTTNSQRDAWFIGFTADYVAGVWMGYDDNTPLSGVTGGGLPAELWRQTMEGIHRDISPRPLPMIDPAAEGRRDPQVVEYGPGGLIGTPPPRGTLLGPAPQDDADQILMRVLNGLLGRN comes from the coding sequence ATCATCTGGGGCCTGATCTGGCGCGGCACCGTGGCGGTGATGCTCCTCCTTGGGGCGGCCACCGCCTATTACTACGCCCAGCTTCCCGATCTGGCCGCCGCCGTGGATGCGCGCTATCGCGGCTCGGTCACCATGCTCGACCGCAACGGCAATGTCTTTGCCTGGCGCGGCGAACAATTCGGGGGCGCGATCGACCCCGAAACCGTCAGCCCGCATCTGGTCAACGCCATCGTCGCGACCGAGGATCGGCGCTTTTACCGCCACCTGGGCGTCAGCCCGCGCGGCATCGCGAGCGCCATCCGCATCAACCTGTCCGAGGGGCGCGGCCCCCTGTCGGGCCATGGCGGCTCCACCATCACGCAGCAGGTGGCCAAGCTCATGTGCCTTGGCGTGCCCTACGACCCCGATACCTGGGAGTCAGAGGCCGATTACGAACAGGACTGCCGCCGCACCACGATCTGGCGCAAGATCCAGGAAGTGCCCTTCGCGCTGGCGATGGAATTCCGCTACACCAAGGATGAAATCCTGTCGGTCTACATGAACCGCGCCTTTCTGGGCGCGGGCACGCGCGGGTTCGAGGCGGCAGCGCAGCGCTATTTCGCCACCTCCTCCGCCGATCTGAACCCGCAACAGGCCGCGATGCTGGCGGGGCTTCTGGTCGCCCCCTCCTATTATGCGCCGACCCGCGACCTGGACCGCGCGCAGCGCCGCGCCTCGACCGTGCTGCGCCTGATGGAGGATCAGGGCTACCTGACCGCCGAACAGGCCGCCGCCGCCCAGGCCAATCCCGCCACCCTGTCCGACCGCGCGCGGCAGGACACGGGCGGCGCCTTTGCCGACTGGATCATGTCGACCGGCCCCGATTTCCTGACCGGGGAGACCACCGAGGACGTGACGATCCGCACCACCTTCGACCCCGCGATGCAGGCCGCCGCCGAAGCCGCGCTCGAAAACGTCTTCGCCAACCAGGTCCGCGAAGGCTCCGAGGCGCAGGCCGCCATCGTGGTCATGTCCGCCGATGGCGCGGTCCGCGCGATGGTGGGCGGGCGCGATACGGCGGGCACGGGCCTGTTCAACCGCGCGACACAGGCGATGCGCCAGACAGGGTCAAGCTTCAAACCCTTCGTCTATGCCGCGGCCCTCGAACTCGGCTGGCGCTTCGATGACCTGATCCTCGACGCGCCGCTCACGCTCAACATCCCCGGCTCGGGGCCTTGGTCGCCCGAGAATTACACCGGCGAATTCTACGGCGAGGTGACCCTGACCGAGGCGCTGCGCCAATCGCTCAACACCGCCGCCGTCCGCCTGTCCGAAGAGGTGGGGCGCGATGCGGTCCGCACCGTCGCCGCGCAATTCGGCATCGAAAGCGATCTGGCCGATGGCCCGGCCCTGGCGCTCGGGGCCTCCGAATCCACCCTGATCGAGATGACCGGGGCCTATGCGGGCATCCTCAACGGCGGTTCCGCCGTGCTGCCCTACGGCGTGCAGGAATTGCGCCTGATCGGCGATGACCGCCCGCTCTTCGAACAGACCACCGGCATCCAGGAACGGGTCATCTCCGAAAGCGCCGCGCGCCAGCTGACTTACATGATGTCGGTCGCCGTGGCGCAGGGCACGGGCCAGCGCGCGCAATTGCCCGACCGCCCCGTCGCGGGCAAGACCGGCACCACCAACAGCCAGCGCGACGCCTGGTTCATCGGCTTCACCGCCGATTACGTCGCGGGCGTCTGGATGGGCTATGACGACAACACGCCGCTCTCGGGCGTGACGGGCGGCGGCCTGCCCGCCGAATTGTGGCGCCAGACGATGGAGGGCATACACCGCGATATCTCGCCCCGGCCCCTGCCCATGATCGACCCCGCAGCCGAGGGGCGGCGCGATCCGCAAGTGGTGGAATACGGCCCCGGCGGCCTGATCGGCACACCCCCGCCGCGCGGCACCCTGCTTGGCCCCGCCCCGCAAGATGACGCCGACCAGATCCTGATGCGCGTGCTCAACGGGCTTCTGGGGCGGAACTGA
- the addA gene encoding double-strand break repair helicase AddA, producing MMAMDEATLAQVRAADPATSTWLSANAGSGKTRVLTDRVARLLLDGVKPEHILCLTYTKAAAMEMQNRLFKRLGEWAMKDDAALTHALTEIGVEGLSAELLGRARTLFARAIETPGGLKIQTIHSFCASVLRRFPLEAGVSPGFTEIDERVQARLIVELLDRMAEDARTRDVVDLAAAALSEDDGLERLARAVAGQAEALEEPWDWPAICDWAGIAPGLSEAGLLGMALDGSEADLAKSLIAHLDTTVQPQAKLADRLGSMPWDRMTLADLAELEAACLTQSGAKEGQPKAIANATVRKAMGPDLVAAYDDLAERLAQVRPLRLGYLTARRTDALHRFAEAFLPLYAQAKAQRGWLDFDDLIRATRKLLTSRDMAQWVLFRLDGGIDHILVDESQDTSPAQWQIVARLAEEFASGQGARPDARRTIFVVGDKKQSIYSFQGADPGGFDRMRDHFAARHAEADLPFQPAELVHSFRSAPVILSLVDRVAAGAGEPGVGPGVQHRAFFGEKPGRVDLWPVVPATPSNADEVAWDDPQDIVSDDHHNSILARKIAERIGDMLAAGHPIWTRNGPRPVVAEDILILVQRRSPLFRKIIAALKTAGLPVAGVDRAQIAEPLAVRDLIALMRFLALPEDDLSLACVLRSPIVGLSEDALFRLAHGRGEKTFLWRALRDRAGEWPEAVALLDDLRRQADYLRPYDLLERVLIQHGARLRLIARLGPEAEDGIDAMLSQALAYEAIEVPSLTGFVGWLDSGQVTVKRDLAKPNGQIRVMTVHGAKGLEAPVVILPDTAIQKGGGGGPKIQLVTPEGGPLVWARSADAPEDVRAALATRAQAEAEERNRLLYVAMTRAESWLIVAAAGQTDTKDIDPAKSWYATIRAAMEEEGAAPLILHGEEEQGLRLQAGDWTCLAAAGGARPGLPDLPDWAKAPAPPSVRAVPAKSPSDLGGAKIVGGAREGLEEAAALRRGSLIHLLLEHLPRIPQAGWHEAAPGIVALEPGEVTEAELSGLMAEAVGVLTPQNLAHLFAPDALAEVTLTGDSPALGGAMLGVIDRLIVTEDRVLAVDFKTNAVVPDSVEAVPEGLLRQMGAYAAMLAPLYPGREIATAILWTRTARLMELPHDIVSAALARASTA from the coding sequence ATGATGGCGATGGATGAGGCGACGCTGGCGCAGGTCAGGGCGGCCGATCCCGCGACCTCGACCTGGCTTTCGGCCAATGCAGGCTCGGGCAAGACGCGGGTTTTGACGGACCGGGTGGCGCGTTTGCTGCTCGACGGGGTCAAGCCCGAGCATATCCTGTGCCTGACCTATACCAAGGCGGCTGCGATGGAGATGCAGAACCGCCTGTTCAAGCGTCTGGGCGAATGGGCGATGAAGGATGACGCGGCCCTGACCCATGCCCTGACCGAGATCGGGGTGGAGGGGCTGTCGGCGGAGTTGCTGGGCCGGGCGCGGACGCTGTTTGCGCGCGCCATCGAAACGCCGGGCGGCTTGAAGATCCAGACGATCCATTCCTTTTGTGCCTCGGTGTTGCGGCGGTTCCCGTTGGAGGCGGGTGTCAGCCCCGGCTTCACCGAGATCGACGAACGGGTGCAGGCGCGATTGATCGTCGAATTGCTGGACCGGATGGCGGAGGATGCCCGGACGCGCGATGTGGTCGATCTGGCGGCGGCGGCCCTGAGCGAGGATGACGGGTTGGAGCGTCTGGCCCGCGCCGTCGCAGGGCAGGCCGAGGCGCTGGAAGAGCCGTGGGATTGGCCCGCGATCTGTGACTGGGCGGGGATCGCGCCGGGTTTGAGCGAGGCGGGTCTGCTGGGGATGGCGCTGGACGGATCGGAGGCCGATCTGGCCAAGTCCCTGATCGCGCATCTGGATACGACGGTTCAGCCGCAGGCAAAGCTCGCCGACCGCCTGGGGAGCATGCCATGGGACAGGATGACGCTTGCGGATCTGGCGGAGCTGGAAGCGGCGTGTCTTACGCAATCGGGCGCGAAGGAAGGCCAGCCCAAGGCCATCGCCAATGCCACTGTGCGAAAGGCGATGGGGCCCGATCTGGTGGCGGCCTATGACGATCTGGCCGAACGTCTGGCGCAGGTGCGGCCCCTGCGGCTGGGGTATCTGACCGCGCGGCGGACCGATGCGCTGCACCGTTTCGCGGAGGCGTTCCTGCCGCTTTACGCGCAGGCCAAGGCGCAGCGCGGATGGCTTGATTTCGACGATCTCATCCGGGCGACCCGCAAGCTGTTGACCAGCCGCGACATGGCGCAATGGGTGTTGTTCCGGCTCGATGGCGGGATCGACCATATCCTCGTCGACGAAAGCCAGGACACGAGCCCCGCGCAATGGCAGATCGTGGCGCGGCTGGCCGAGGAATTCGCCAGCGGGCAGGGCGCGCGGCCCGATGCGCGGCGCACGATCTTTGTCGTGGGCGACAAGAAACAGTCGATCTATTCCTTTCAGGGGGCCGATCCCGGTGGGTTCGACCGGATGCGCGATCATTTCGCCGCGCGCCATGCCGAGGCCGATCTGCCGTTCCAGCCTGCCGAACTGGTCCATTCCTTTCGATCCGCGCCGGTGATCCTGTCGCTTGTCGACCGTGTGGCGGCGGGGGCGGGTGAACCCGGCGTGGGGCCGGGCGTGCAGCATCGTGCTTTTTTCGGGGAAAAGCCCGGGCGCGTCGATCTGTGGCCCGTGGTGCCCGCGACACCGTCCAATGCCGACGAGGTGGCCTGGGACGATCCGCAGGACATCGTGTCGGACGACCATCACAACAGCATCCTCGCGCGCAAGATCGCGGAGCGGATCGGGGATATGCTGGCGGCGGGCCATCCGATCTGGACCAGGAACGGCCCCCGCCCGGTTGTGGCCGAGGATATCCTCATCCTCGTGCAGCGCCGGTCGCCCTTGTTTCGCAAGATCATCGCGGCGCTCAAGACCGCGGGCCTGCCGGTGGCGGGGGTGGACCGGGCGCAGATCGCCGAACCCCTGGCGGTGCGCGACCTGATCGCCCTGATGCGGTTCCTGGCGTTGCCCGAGGACGACCTGTCGCTGGCTTGCGTGCTGCGCTCGCCCATCGTGGGGCTGTCGGAGGATGCGCTGTTCCGGCTGGCCCATGGGCGGGGCGAAAAGACTTTCCTTTGGCGGGCATTGCGGGACCGGGCCGGGGAATGGCCCGAGGCGGTCGCGCTGCTGGACGATCTGCGGCGGCAGGCCGATTACCTGCGGCCCTATGACCTGCTGGAGCGGGTGTTGATCCAGCACGGCGCGCGGCTGCGGCTGATCGCGCGGCTGGGGCCGGAGGCGGAGGACGGCATCGACGCGATGCTGTCGCAGGCGCTGGCCTATGAGGCGATCGAGGTGCCGAGCCTGACGGGCTTCGTCGGATGGCTCGATAGCGGGCAGGTGACGGTCAAGCGCGACCTGGCCAAGCCCAACGGACAGATCCGGGTGATGACGGTGCATGGCGCCAAGGGGCTGGAGGCCCCGGTGGTGATCTTGCCCGATACCGCGATCCAGAAGGGTGGCGGCGGGGGGCCGAAGATCCAGCTGGTGACGCCGGAGGGCGGGCCACTGGTCTGGGCCAGGTCGGCGGATGCGCCCGAGGATGTGCGCGCGGCATTGGCCACCCGCGCGCAGGCCGAGGCGGAGGAACGCAACCGCCTGCTCTATGTCGCCATGACGCGGGCGGAAAGCTGGCTGATCGTGGCGGCGGCGGGGCAGACGGACACCAAGGACATTGACCCCGCGAAAAGCTGGTACGCCACGATCCGCGCCGCGATGGAGGAGGAGGGGGCTGCCCCCCTGATCCTGCACGGCGAGGAGGAGCAGGGATTGCGGCTGCAGGCGGGGGATTGGACCTGCCTTGCCGCTGCGGGTGGGGCGCGGCCCGGTTTGCCCGATCTGCCCGATTGGGCGAAGGCACCCGCGCCGCCATCCGTCCGGGCGGTTCCGGCGAAGAGCCCGTCGGATCTGGGCGGTGCCAAGATCGTGGGGGGCGCGCGCGAGGGGTTGGAGGAAGCCGCCGCGCTTCGGCGGGGCAGCTTGATCCACCTGCTTCTGGAGCATCTGCCGCGGATCCCGCAGGCGGGATGGCACGAGGCCGCACCGGGCATCGTGGCGCTGGAACCGGGCGAGGTGACGGAGGCCGAGCTGTCCGGGCTGATGGCCGAGGCCGTGGGGGTTCTGACCCCGCAGAATCTGGCGCATCTCTTCGCGCCCGATGCCTTGGCCGAGGTGACGCTGACCGGCGACAGCCCGGCCTTGGGCGGTGCGATGCTGGGTGTGATCGACCGGCTGATCGTGACCGAGGATCGGGTTCTGGCGGTGGATTTCAAGACCAATGCCGTGGTGCCCGACAGCGTCGAGGCCGTGCCGGAGGGGCTTTTGCGGCAGATGGGGGCCTATGCCGCGATGCTCGCGCCGCTCTACCCAGGGCGCGAGATCGCGACGGCGATCTTGTGGACGCGGACCGCGCGCCTGATGGAGCTGCCACACGATATCGTGTCCGCCGCATTGGCGCGCGCAAGCACTGCTTGA
- the addB gene encoding double-strand break repair protein AddB, translating to MRDLFASQDGPRVYATPLGVDFCAALVEGLDRMLAGQPPEAIAHVDLYVANARMERRLRTLYMARGAGFLPRIRPVQALGDQADLAGLPAAIPPLRLRLELVQLIGKLLDNQPELAPRSALYDLADSLADLMAEMFEEDVRPETIAGLDVAEHATHWQRAQAFLELVTHYLKDDAALTREARQTRIVALLARQWQGQPPRHPVIVAGSTGSRGATAQLMEAVARLPQGAVVLPGIDRDLPQDIWARLLEGRREGLDGEDHPQFRLAKFAEKLGLDPWAIPDWPGSERPRGGRGAVISLALRPAPVTDQWLKEGPKLTGLEEAFAGVTWLEAPNPQAEAAAIALRLREAVDKGQRAAVIASDRTLTRQVTAALARWNILPDDSAGQPLSLSAPGRFLRHVAELEATPLDPEALAVILKHPLCHSGGDRNDHLRRARDLEVQVLRARPGLPSRARLVDWAEGRKEDPGAMGWVTWLADTLLVAPRPEPMAMELRVAHHKARAERLAAGSLAEGSGELYDKEPGEAAHKLMTDLGAEAGVGGPIGATDYRDLFTALTRDREVRQPLFPHADILIWGTQEARVQGADLIILAGLNEGGWPAAPPADPWLNRKLRAEAGLRLPDRVIGLAAHDFQQGIAAPEVWLTRAKRDAETDTVPSRWLNRLHNLLAGSGEAAKAALAGMEARGAAYLALAERLLTPEADVAFAPRPAPQPPAHARPKTLSVTDVEVLIRDPYAIYARRVLGLRKLDPLRGDADARARGTVLHKVMEKFVRDTQAGLPDRATALAQLMALTDAVLAEEAPWPAARRLWRARMARVAEFFLSTEAERRSLGTPEILETLGEWAVPGTGVTLRGKGDRIDRLEDGRLAIYDYKTGTPPDAKEEKQFAKQLWLMALMAEGGSFGLPPGQIVGHAAYIGLGASPVVLGHDVDRAELAEVAAAFRRRLLHMAAPESGFPSRRAVKTTRFAGDFDQLARYGEWDETQAPELIPVGRTGDDGDG from the coding sequence ATGCGTGATCTGTTCGCCAGTCAGGACGGCCCCCGGGTCTATGCCACGCCGCTGGGCGTCGATTTCTGCGCCGCGTTGGTGGAAGGGCTCGACCGGATGCTCGCGGGGCAACCGCCCGAGGCCATCGCGCATGTCGATCTGTATGTCGCCAATGCGCGGATGGAGCGGCGGTTGCGCACGCTCTACATGGCGCGGGGGGCGGGGTTCTTGCCGCGCATCCGGCCGGTTCAGGCGCTGGGCGATCAGGCCGATCTTGCGGGGCTGCCCGCCGCCATCCCGCCCCTGCGGTTGCGGCTGGAGCTGGTGCAGCTGATCGGCAAGCTGTTGGACAATCAGCCCGAACTGGCCCCGCGTTCGGCGCTTTACGATCTGGCCGACAGCCTGGCCGACCTGATGGCCGAGATGTTCGAGGAAGACGTGAGGCCCGAGACCATCGCGGGTCTGGACGTGGCAGAACATGCCACCCATTGGCAGCGCGCGCAGGCCTTTCTGGAGCTGGTCACCCATTACCTGAAAGACGATGCCGCCCTGACCCGCGAGGCGCGGCAGACCCGGATCGTGGCGCTGTTGGCGCGGCAATGGCAGGGCCAGCCGCCCCGACATCCGGTGATCGTCGCAGGCTCGACCGGGTCGCGAGGGGCGACTGCGCAGCTGATGGAGGCGGTGGCGCGTCTGCCGCAGGGGGCGGTGGTCTTGCCGGGCATCGACCGCGACCTGCCGCAAGACATCTGGGCGCGGCTGCTGGAGGGGCGGCGCGAAGGGCTGGATGGCGAGGATCATCCGCAATTCCGGCTTGCGAAATTCGCGGAAAAGCTGGGGCTTGACCCATGGGCCATTCCCGATTGGCCGGGATCGGAGCGGCCGCGCGGGGGGCGGGGGGCCGTGATCTCGCTTGCGCTGCGGCCTGCGCCGGTCACGGATCAATGGCTGAAGGAAGGGCCGAAGCTGACGGGGCTGGAGGAGGCTTTCGCGGGCGTCACGTGGCTGGAGGCGCCGAACCCGCAGGCGGAGGCCGCGGCCATCGCGCTGCGCCTGCGCGAGGCGGTGGACAAGGGCCAGCGCGCGGCGGTGATCGCGTCCGACCGGACGCTGACGCGGCAGGTGACGGCAGCCCTGGCGCGGTGGAACATCCTGCCCGATGACAGCGCGGGCCAACCCCTGTCACTGTCCGCGCCGGGTCGGTTCCTGCGCCATGTCGCGGAGTTGGAGGCCACGCCGCTCGACCCCGAGGCGCTGGCGGTGATCCTGAAACATCCGCTGTGTCATAGCGGGGGGGATCGCAACGACCATCTGCGGCGGGCGCGTGATCTGGAGGTGCAGGTGCTGCGCGCGCGCCCCGGCCTGCCGTCGCGGGCGCGGCTGGTCGACTGGGCCGAGGGGCGCAAGGAGGATCCGGGCGCGATGGGCTGGGTGACATGGCTGGCCGATACGCTGTTGGTCGCGCCCCGGCCCGAGCCGATGGCGATGGAGCTGCGGGTCGCGCATCACAAGGCGCGGGCCGAGCGGCTGGCGGCGGGATCATTGGCCGAAGGGTCGGGGGAGCTCTACGACAAGGAACCCGGCGAGGCGGCGCACAAGCTGATGACGGATCTGGGGGCCGAGGCGGGCGTGGGTGGCCCGATCGGCGCCACGGATTACCGCGATCTTTTCACCGCTCTGACCCGCGACCGGGAGGTGCGTCAGCCGCTCTTTCCGCATGCCGACATCCTGATCTGGGGCACGCAGGAGGCGCGGGTTCAGGGGGCCGACCTGATCATCCTTGCGGGGTTGAACGAGGGCGGATGGCCAGCCGCCCCGCCCGCCGATCCGTGGCTGAACCGCAAGCTGCGGGCCGAGGCGGGGTTGCGGCTGCCGGATCGGGTGATCGGTTTGGCGGCGCATGATTTCCAGCAGGGGATCGCCGCCCCCGAGGTCTGGTTGACGCGGGCGAAACGGGATGCCGAGACCGATACCGTGCCGTCACGCTGGTTGAACCGGCTGCACAACCTGCTGGCCGGATCGGGGGAGGCGGCCAAGGCCGCGCTGGCGGGGATGGAGGCGCGGGGGGCGGCCTATCTGGCGCTGGCCGAGCGGTTGCTGACGCCCGAGGCCGATGTCGCCTTTGCGCCGCGCCCGGCCCCCCAGCCGCCGGCCCATGCGCGGCCCAAGACCCTGAGCGTGACCGATGTGGAGGTTTTGATCCGCGACCCCTATGCGATCTATGCGCGCCGGGTGCTGGGGTTGCGCAAGCTTGACCCGTTGCGCGGCGATGCCGATGCGCGGGCGCGGGGCACGGTTCTGCACAAGGTCATGGAGAAATTTGTCAGGGACACGCAGGCGGGATTGCCCGACCGCGCCACGGCCCTTGCGCAGTTGATGGCGCTGACCGATGCGGTTCTGGCCGAGGAAGCGCCCTGGCCCGCCGCGCGCCGCCTGTGGCGGGCCCGCATGGCGCGGGTGGCGGAGTTCTTTCTGTCGACCGAGGCCGAGCGGCGCAGCCTTGGCACCCCCGAGATCCTCGAGACGCTGGGCGAATGGGCGGTGCCGGGCACCGGTGTCACCCTGCGCGGCAAGGGCGACCGGATCGACCGGTTGGAGGATGGGCGGCTTGCCATCTACGATTACAAGACGGGCACGCCCCCCGACGCCAAGGAGGAAAAGCAGTTCGCCAAGCAACTGTGGCTGATGGCGCTGATGGCCGAGGGCGGCAGTTTCGGCCTGCCGCCGGGTCAGATCGTGGGCCATGCGGCCTATATCGGGCTGGGGGCCAGCCCCGTTGTCCTTGGCCATGACGTGGACCGGGCGGAACTGGCCGAGGTGGCGGCGGCGTTTCGGCGGCGGTTGCTGCACATGGCCGCCCCCGAAAGCGGGTTTCCGTCGCGCCGGGCGGTCAAGACCACGCGCTTTGCGGGCGATTTCGACCAGCTTGCCCGCTACGGCGAATGGGACGAGACACAGGCACCCGAGTTGATCCCGGTGGGCCGGACAGGGGATGATGGCGATGGATGA
- the trxA gene encoding thioredoxin: MATVSVSDATFDAEVRQSDIPVVVDFWAEWCGPCKQIGPALEELSEEYAGRVKIVKVNVDENPQSPMQMGVRGIPALFMFKGGEVISNKIGAAPKAALQKWIDEAV, from the coding sequence ATGGCAACCGTTTCCGTTTCCGACGCCACCTTCGACGCCGAAGTGCGCCAGTCCGACATCCCCGTCGTGGTGGATTTCTGGGCAGAATGGTGCGGCCCCTGCAAGCAGATCGGCCCCGCGCTGGAAGAGCTGTCCGAGGAATATGCCGGCCGCGTGAAGATCGTGAAGGTCAACGTGGACGAGAACCCGCAATCGCCGATGCAGATGGGCGTGCGCGGCATCCCGGCGCTGTTCATGTTCAAGGGCGGCGAGGTGATCTCGAACAAGATCGGGGCCGCGCCCAAGGCCGCGCTTCAGAAATGGATCGACGAGGCGGTGTGA